In one window of Cytophagaceae bacterium ABcell3 DNA:
- the pckA gene encoding phosphoenolpyruvate carboxykinase (ATP): MEFSLSQYNIHVKKLLRNISAPDLYEHAICKEEGTALADNGALMVYSGEKTGRSPKQRKILKNSPSEKNIDWGKINIPTDQESYHANKAQAIGYINQQDQLYIVDAYAGWEPKYQLKVRIICTRPYHALFMENMLVMPEKIEDFGEPDYVIFNAGQCKATTSIDINLEQKEVVILGTEYAGEMKKGIFSIMNYLMPLKDVFPMHCSATTGKDNNVSVLFGLSGTGKTTLSADPNRKLIGDDEHCWHDQGIFNIEGGCYAKVIGLSAEREPDIYKAIRYGTVLENVVYDNKSRSVDYSDSTITENTRASYPIQFIQNAQIPCVSGHPNNIIFLTCDAFGVLPPVSSLSPEQAAYHFISGYSAKIAGTEVGISEPKATFSACFGAPFMLWHPNKYAELLSSKIKKHNAKVWLVNTGWTGGDYGTGSRIKLKYTRAIIDGIHNNCFAGSDSVTDPDFGLQIPLSCPNIPADILIPENTWKDKSRYFKTKKKLINLFIENFKQYEAGVSKEIANSGPKLAEQGIFQKA, from the coding sequence ATGGAATTTAGCCTAAGCCAATATAATATACATGTTAAAAAGCTATTAAGAAACATAAGTGCGCCTGACTTATACGAACACGCTATTTGTAAAGAAGAAGGAACAGCCCTGGCAGATAATGGTGCGCTGATGGTATATTCTGGAGAAAAAACTGGCAGGAGCCCTAAACAAAGGAAAATTTTAAAAAACAGTCCGTCTGAAAAAAATATTGACTGGGGAAAAATTAACATACCGACAGATCAGGAAAGTTACCATGCAAACAAAGCACAAGCTATAGGTTATATAAACCAACAAGACCAACTGTATATAGTAGACGCCTATGCAGGTTGGGAACCCAAGTACCAACTTAAAGTACGGATCATATGCACACGTCCATACCATGCTTTATTCATGGAAAACATGCTTGTTATGCCAGAAAAGATAGAGGACTTTGGGGAACCTGATTACGTCATTTTCAACGCTGGCCAATGCAAAGCAACAACAAGCATAGACATTAACCTAGAACAGAAAGAGGTGGTAATACTCGGCACAGAATACGCAGGGGAAATGAAAAAAGGTATTTTTTCTATCATGAATTATCTAATGCCTCTGAAAGACGTTTTTCCTATGCATTGCTCTGCCACTACAGGAAAAGACAATAATGTGTCAGTGCTGTTTGGACTGTCAGGAACTGGAAAAACAACATTAAGTGCAGATCCCAACAGAAAACTTATTGGAGATGACGAACACTGCTGGCATGACCAAGGGATATTTAATATAGAAGGTGGATGTTATGCAAAAGTTATAGGTTTATCTGCCGAGCGTGAACCTGATATTTATAAAGCTATACGCTACGGCACAGTACTGGAAAATGTTGTTTACGATAATAAAAGTAGGTCTGTAGATTACAGCGATAGCACCATAACAGAAAACACCCGGGCCTCCTACCCGATCCAATTTATCCAAAACGCACAAATACCATGTGTTTCCGGTCACCCTAACAACATAATATTCCTTACCTGCGATGCTTTTGGCGTCCTTCCGCCAGTAAGTTCACTTTCGCCAGAGCAAGCAGCTTACCATTTCATTTCTGGCTATTCTGCAAAAATTGCTGGTACAGAAGTTGGCATAAGTGAACCAAAGGCTACTTTTAGTGCCTGTTTTGGTGCGCCTTTTATGTTATGGCACCCCAACAAATATGCAGAACTGCTGTCAAGTAAAATAAAAAAGCATAATGCCAAGGTATGGCTGGTAAACACCGGATGGACAGGGGGGGATTATGGAACAGGTTCCAGGATCAAACTTAAGTATACCCGTGCCATTATAGATGGCATTCATAACAATTGCTTTGCAGGTTCAGATTCTGTTACCGATCCGGACTTTGGTTTGCAAATACCGTTGTCCTGCCCGAATATTCCTGCTGATATACTTATTCCAGAAAATACATGGAAGGACAAAAGCAGGTACTTTAAAACCAAAAAGAAATTGATAAACCTGTTCATTGAAAACTTCAAACAATATGAAGCGGGCGTGAGTAAAGAAATTGCCAACTCAGGGCCTAAACTTGCCGAACAGGGCATATTTCAAAAAGCTTAA
- a CDS encoding cation-transporting P-type ATPase, with product MKEVPDKDWHNLKVEDIEQSLETSSGKGISNSKAEERLQQYGRNEISKKKQDSALKRFLMQFHQPLIYILLGATAVTIFLGEYLDAVVIFAVVLLNAIIGFVQESKALSAIESLSKSMTTKAVVLRSGKKTHIDASELVPGDLVFLESGDRVPADLRLTRVKDLRLDESALTGESVAVDKKEEVLEKDTVLGDRFNMAYASTVVTYGRGSGIVIATGDKTEMGKISGHIMSAQDIKTPLTVKIEKFSHQLLLVIIVLTLATFGIGLLRGQEFTEIFMASVAFAVSVIPEGLPAAVTIMLALGVSKMAKRRAIIRKLVAVETLGSTTVICSDKTGTLTENQMTVKEIFSGGEFFTVSGTGYAPEGKITKEEKEITLKEHHVLSECLRCGILCNDSKITKKNNKWDIQGDPTEGAIYVAAIKGGFDADKENEKHPRIDEIPFESEHQYMATLHEKDEHATAYIKGSLEALLERCDKMLLANGTEAELDKDTIEEQAKKMASDGLRVLAFAFHRFNKNKKHLSHKDLEKDIVFLGIQGMIDPPREEAKQSVDLCQQAGIQVKMITGDHALTASAIAGMIGLKGEKEGDKLKAYTGRELSQLSEYDFPAIAEKTAVFARVAPEQKLYLVKALQSKGHVVAMTGDGVNDGPALKQANIGVAMGITGTEVAKDASDMVLTDDNFASIESAVEEGRGVFDNLTKFIVWILPTNLGQGLAIMASILLGVLLPILPVQALWVNMTTAVLLGLPLAFEPNEPGIMERPPRSPDQPLITKQLIMRTLLVGFLILLFASGLFHYELGLGVSLDYARTTTTTTIIVIQAFYLLNCRSLIKPLNQIGIFSNPWIFGGIGAMMVSQLLFIYVPVMNTFFHTMPITLESWARIIGAGLIVYLIISAEKWIRRKYE from the coding sequence ATGAAGGAAGTTCCAGATAAAGATTGGCACAATCTTAAAGTTGAGGATATCGAACAAAGCCTGGAGACCAGTTCGGGGAAAGGCATCAGTAACAGTAAAGCTGAAGAAAGGCTACAGCAGTACGGAAGAAACGAAATTAGCAAAAAGAAACAGGACAGTGCTTTAAAACGCTTCCTGATGCAGTTTCACCAGCCGCTCATTTATATTCTCTTAGGTGCTACCGCCGTCACAATTTTTCTAGGAGAATATTTAGACGCAGTTGTAATTTTTGCTGTTGTACTGCTCAATGCCATTATAGGTTTTGTACAAGAGTCGAAAGCCTTAAGTGCCATTGAATCATTGTCCAAGAGCATGACAACAAAAGCAGTTGTGCTTAGAAGTGGCAAAAAAACACATATTGATGCCTCTGAATTGGTGCCTGGAGACCTAGTATTTTTAGAGTCGGGCGACAGAGTTCCTGCTGACTTGAGGCTGACGAGAGTGAAAGACCTGAGATTGGATGAATCAGCGCTTACAGGAGAATCAGTTGCTGTAGATAAAAAAGAAGAAGTACTTGAAAAAGATACTGTACTGGGAGACCGCTTCAATATGGCCTATGCCTCTACTGTAGTTACATATGGCAGAGGTTCGGGTATTGTTATTGCCACGGGCGACAAAACAGAGATGGGTAAGATTTCCGGTCACATTATGTCTGCTCAGGACATTAAAACCCCACTTACTGTTAAGATTGAAAAGTTCAGCCATCAATTACTTCTGGTTATTATTGTTTTGACCCTTGCCACATTTGGCATAGGCCTTTTGAGAGGGCAGGAATTTACAGAAATATTTATGGCGTCTGTGGCTTTTGCGGTTTCTGTTATTCCTGAAGGACTTCCGGCAGCAGTTACCATCATGCTTGCCTTAGGTGTTTCGAAAATGGCCAAAAGAAGGGCGATAATAAGAAAATTGGTAGCCGTAGAGACACTTGGTAGCACAACAGTCATCTGTTCTGACAAAACAGGTACCCTTACCGAAAACCAGATGACGGTCAAGGAAATTTTCTCTGGTGGTGAATTTTTTACTGTATCAGGAACAGGTTACGCCCCTGAAGGAAAAATAACAAAAGAAGAAAAAGAAATCACCTTAAAAGAGCATCATGTATTGAGTGAATGCCTTAGGTGTGGCATACTTTGCAATGACAGTAAAATAACGAAAAAAAATAACAAGTGGGACATACAAGGCGACCCTACAGAAGGTGCCATTTATGTGGCTGCTATAAAGGGAGGCTTTGACGCTGACAAAGAAAACGAAAAGCACCCTCGAATTGATGAAATCCCGTTTGAGTCAGAACATCAATACATGGCCACGCTCCATGAAAAAGATGAACATGCCACCGCTTATATCAAAGGATCCCTTGAGGCCCTGCTGGAACGCTGTGACAAAATGTTACTGGCAAATGGCACCGAGGCTGAACTCGATAAAGATACCATAGAAGAGCAAGCTAAAAAAATGGCTTCGGATGGACTGCGTGTCTTGGCATTTGCCTTTCACAGGTTCAACAAAAACAAAAAACACCTTTCGCACAAAGACTTGGAAAAAGATATTGTCTTTTTAGGAATCCAAGGCATGATAGACCCTCCTAGAGAAGAGGCGAAACAGTCTGTTGATTTGTGTCAGCAGGCAGGTATCCAGGTAAAGATGATTACCGGTGACCATGCACTCACAGCATCAGCCATTGCTGGGATGATAGGCCTGAAAGGTGAAAAAGAAGGAGATAAACTTAAAGCCTACACAGGGAGAGAGCTCTCACAACTATCTGAATATGATTTTCCAGCCATTGCAGAAAAAACAGCTGTTTTTGCACGGGTAGCCCCAGAGCAAAAACTTTATCTGGTAAAAGCATTACAGTCCAAAGGACATGTGGTAGCAATGACCGGTGATGGGGTAAATGATGGCCCAGCGTTAAAACAGGCCAATATTGGGGTGGCTATGGGAATAACTGGTACCGAAGTGGCCAAAGATGCCTCTGATATGGTGCTAACAGATGATAATTTTGCATCTATAGAAAGTGCTGTTGAAGAAGGACGTGGAGTTTTTGACAACCTTACCAAGTTTATTGTTTGGATTTTACCTACCAACCTAGGACAAGGACTTGCCATTATGGCCTCTATTCTTCTTGGAGTATTATTGCCCATTTTACCAGTTCAAGCCTTGTGGGTAAATATGACTACGGCGGTTTTATTGGGCCTTCCTTTAGCTTTTGAACCGAACGAACCAGGCATTATGGAGCGCCCTCCGCGAAGCCCAGACCAACCCCTGATTACAAAACAATTGATCATGAGGACGCTTTTGGTAGGCTTCCTGATACTTTTATTCGCCTCAGGACTTTTCCATTACGAACTTGGACTTGGTGTATCACTTGATTACGCACGTACAACCACAACTACCACCATCATTGTGATTCAGGCCTTTTACCTGTTAAATTGCCGCTCTCTTATAAAGCCACTAAACCAAATAGGGATATTTTCAAACCCTTGGATATTTGGAGGTATAGGCGCTATGATGGTTTCCCAGTTGCTGTTCATATACGTACCAGTCATGAACACTTTCTTCCATACAATGCCTATTACTTTGGAGTCTTGGGCTAGAATTATTGGAGCAGGTTTGATTGTTTACCTAATAATATCAGCCGAAAAGTGGATAAGAAGAAAATATGAATAG
- a CDS encoding aldo/keto reductase → MAALGRPGYINLGHNEDLKRVYDPLVMEKHASEVLDLAYKHGIRYFDVARSYGKGEEFLANWINNLPDKRSLIVGSKWGYTYTAGWKVQASKHEVKEHSLEVLQKQYPQSQKNLGENLKIYHIHSATPDSKVLENPAVIERLWELKRSGIIPGLSLSGTSQGETLEKAMTIQRDGVYLFQSVQVTWNILEQSTTEILKKAQAAGFGIIVKESLANGRLTARNSEASFADKKAVLDKLSAKYQVGIDALSMAFVLKQPWVSVVLSGAATKQHLLSNLQANEINISEEDIKSLAALKETPEVYWNKRASLEWN, encoded by the coding sequence ATGGCAGCATTAGGCCGTCCTGGGTATATCAATCTTGGACATAACGAAGACCTAAAGCGCGTGTATGACCCTTTAGTTATGGAAAAACATGCTTCAGAAGTATTGGATTTAGCTTATAAGCATGGGATAAGATATTTTGATGTTGCCCGCAGTTATGGAAAAGGAGAGGAGTTTCTAGCTAATTGGATAAATAACCTTCCTGACAAGCGAAGTCTTATAGTAGGGTCCAAATGGGGCTACACTTATACTGCCGGTTGGAAAGTACAGGCCAGCAAACATGAGGTGAAGGAGCATTCTCTTGAAGTTTTACAAAAACAATATCCTCAATCTCAGAAGAACTTAGGAGAAAACCTTAAAATTTATCATATACACTCAGCCACACCGGACAGTAAAGTTTTGGAGAACCCGGCCGTCATTGAACGGCTGTGGGAGCTAAAAAGGTCGGGAATTATACCAGGGCTTTCGTTGAGTGGGACAAGCCAGGGTGAAACATTGGAAAAAGCCATGACTATACAGCGAGATGGAGTATATCTGTTTCAATCTGTTCAGGTAACATGGAATATCTTAGAACAGTCAACCACTGAAATACTCAAAAAAGCACAGGCAGCAGGCTTTGGGATTATTGTAAAAGAATCATTGGCAAATGGTCGCCTTACAGCACGTAACAGTGAGGCTTCTTTTGCTGATAAAAAAGCTGTTTTAGATAAACTGTCCGCTAAATATCAAGTAGGAATAGATGCATTGAGTATGGCATTTGTTCTAAAGCAGCCATGGGTTTCTGTCGTGCTGAGTGGTGCTGCAACAAAACAACACCTGCTTTCGAATTTACAAGCCAATGAAATAAATATTAGTGAGGAGGATATAAAAAGCTTAGCAGCTTTGAAAGAAACGCCTGAGGTTTATTGGAATAAAAGAGCCTCGCTAGAATGGAATTAA
- a CDS encoding M4 family metallopeptidase — MGRNLLRFSVVFVFLALHFVAMGQPGNLDRGSGNLGRGNENGGNPLTEFDIQSTPRGKGVSGYIEIKEGDRLSVANFVRELLKDKPAHKLREKKREKDALGFVHIKYQQYYEDVEVEGGEYILHTQNGYVKSANGAIQNIYNFDVSPSLTKEAALSLALNFLGAEKYKWEIPEEEELLKEMTGDNNKTYYPEGDLVITPIDKEAAFILSYRFDIYSEEPHGRKLIYIDAKTGEVISTLDMICHIDAEGTAHTRYSGVQRIMTDQFSEGYRLRQSARGNGVVTLNMHNGTSYREASDFVNESNVWNNGENENAAYDAHWGTESTYDYFLEKHNRKSYDNEGAILASFVHYSKNYNNAFWNGRWMTYGDGDGVNLSPLTSLDIIGHEIAHGVTNYSANLIYANEPGALNESFSDIFGTAVEFYKGIDANYLIGEKIFIRGGFLRDMANPKRRRHPNTYGGEFWYTGTGDNGGVHINSGVQNHWFYLLSEGGSGVNDLGNEYQVPPIGIEKAAAVAYRNLTVYLTRFSDYQDARMYSILAAEDLFGECSDEVKSVTNAWHAVGVGAPYYEGLKAGFAALNNSSCRLPFTVSFENESLNGGDFHWDFGDGNSSNESHPSHTYYKEGSYSVKLKVNGSVCGRELEDSLTLENFININQEEGPVAESNGRCGPGSVKLSVEEEGMFNWYDTAVGGSPLYSGNYFDTPEIYVDTKFYVERETQPGNVFSEPIDHQFGTGGYHNNSSTQFLIFDCYEPVVLKSVWVNSAASGRRNIHLWDENGALVKSFSVHIPSGTNRVKFDLPIEPGRNYRLGGSYMNLYRNSSGTSYPYNVNNLISVHGSSAGSEYYYYFYNWEIQPQACLSKRSEVVAHVSEQQKLSIEGPTNVYEEEMDIAYNVGKEQNTSYSWRVPEDCEIISGQNTSSIKVNWGDFSGFVNVESLYRGCVSYDSLLVVVKNKLSVSLLYLKAQQHDNMVDLTWSTASQKNTCCFVVEKSFDGESFTAIGEVAALGESSQVNSYDFTDVLSGFQPLRGKKLFYRLKIYDMDGDFDYSPVKIIQPESVEFKAFAYPNPVQIGKNLLIKFDKISDGPIMCHVSDIAGRNLGIYKISEEESMAGFYFDTSSLSSGVYLFRFLNAGYSDIVKIVVQ; from the coding sequence TTGGGAAGAAATTTATTGAGGTTCTCTGTGGTTTTTGTTTTCCTTGCTCTACATTTTGTAGCTATGGGACAGCCAGGAAATCTAGATAGAGGAAGTGGAAATTTAGGTCGAGGGAATGAAAATGGAGGGAACCCTTTGACAGAGTTTGACATTCAGTCTACCCCTCGAGGCAAAGGTGTTTCTGGCTACATTGAAATAAAGGAAGGGGATCGGCTATCTGTAGCTAATTTTGTTCGTGAACTATTAAAAGACAAACCAGCACATAAATTACGGGAGAAAAAAAGGGAAAAGGATGCGCTTGGTTTTGTACATATCAAGTATCAGCAATATTATGAAGATGTTGAAGTAGAAGGTGGGGAGTATATTCTCCACACACAAAATGGTTATGTGAAAAGTGCTAATGGTGCCATTCAAAATATATATAACTTTGATGTTAGTCCTTCTTTGACTAAAGAAGCAGCACTATCTTTGGCTTTAAACTTTTTAGGCGCAGAGAAATACAAATGGGAGATACCGGAAGAGGAAGAGCTTCTTAAAGAAATGACCGGTGATAACAACAAAACTTACTATCCTGAAGGAGATTTGGTTATAACCCCAATTGATAAAGAAGCAGCATTTATACTTTCATACAGGTTTGACATTTATTCCGAAGAGCCTCATGGCAGAAAGTTGATATATATTGATGCGAAAACTGGCGAGGTTATATCAACCTTGGATATGATATGTCACATAGATGCAGAAGGGACTGCACATACCAGATATTCAGGAGTGCAGCGTATAATGACGGACCAATTTTCGGAAGGGTATCGGTTAAGGCAATCTGCGAGGGGAAATGGAGTCGTTACGCTCAACATGCATAATGGCACTTCTTATCGTGAAGCTTCCGATTTTGTTAATGAGTCGAATGTGTGGAATAATGGAGAAAATGAAAATGCTGCTTATGATGCACATTGGGGGACAGAAAGCACCTATGATTATTTTTTAGAAAAGCATAACCGTAAAAGTTATGACAATGAAGGTGCTATACTTGCTTCATTTGTTCATTATTCAAAGAACTACAACAATGCCTTTTGGAATGGTAGGTGGATGACCTATGGAGACGGAGATGGTGTTAATCTTTCTCCTTTGACCTCCTTAGATATTATCGGTCACGAAATTGCTCATGGGGTAACTAATTATTCTGCTAATTTAATCTATGCCAATGAACCGGGGGCACTCAATGAATCTTTTAGTGACATATTTGGAACCGCAGTAGAGTTTTATAAAGGAATAGATGCCAACTATCTTATTGGAGAGAAAATCTTTATCAGAGGAGGCTTTTTGAGAGATATGGCTAACCCTAAACGGCGTAGGCATCCCAATACCTATGGTGGAGAATTTTGGTACACAGGTACTGGCGATAATGGAGGGGTACATATCAACAGTGGTGTGCAAAATCACTGGTTTTACCTTTTGTCTGAAGGAGGAAGTGGGGTAAATGATTTGGGTAACGAATATCAGGTTCCTCCAATAGGTATTGAAAAAGCTGCTGCTGTAGCTTACCGGAACCTGACTGTTTATCTGACACGTTTTTCAGATTATCAAGATGCCAGGATGTATTCTATACTGGCTGCTGAAGATTTATTTGGAGAGTGCTCAGATGAAGTTAAATCAGTAACCAATGCTTGGCATGCTGTTGGTGTGGGTGCTCCATATTATGAAGGGTTGAAGGCAGGTTTTGCTGCTTTAAATAATAGCTCCTGTCGTTTGCCCTTTACGGTGTCTTTTGAAAATGAGAGTCTTAACGGAGGTGATTTCCATTGGGATTTTGGGGATGGGAATTCTAGTAACGAAAGTCATCCATCCCATACTTATTATAAAGAAGGTAGTTACTCAGTTAAGTTAAAAGTTAATGGCTCTGTATGTGGGCGTGAGCTGGAAGATTCTCTGACCCTAGAAAATTTTATCAACATTAATCAGGAAGAAGGCCCTGTGGCAGAGTCAAACGGTCGATGTGGCCCTGGTTCTGTAAAGCTCTCTGTAGAGGAAGAGGGTATGTTTAATTGGTATGATACTGCTGTAGGAGGCAGTCCTTTATACTCAGGCAACTATTTTGATACGCCTGAAATATATGTGGATACAAAATTTTATGTAGAAAGGGAAACCCAACCAGGCAATGTGTTCTCTGAACCTATAGACCATCAATTTGGAACAGGTGGCTATCACAATAACTCATCGACTCAGTTTCTTATATTTGACTGTTATGAACCAGTAGTTTTAAAATCTGTGTGGGTCAACTCAGCTGCTTCAGGTAGAAGAAATATCCATTTATGGGATGAAAATGGTGCATTGGTGAAAAGTTTTTCTGTGCATATACCATCAGGAACCAATCGGGTAAAGTTCGACCTGCCTATAGAACCTGGTAGAAATTATAGGTTGGGTGGCTCATATATGAATTTATATCGTAACTCCAGTGGAACTTCTTACCCATACAATGTCAATAACCTTATTTCTGTACATGGTAGCTCAGCCGGTAGTGAATATTACTACTATTTTTATAATTGGGAAATACAGCCGCAAGCTTGCCTGTCTAAACGTTCAGAGGTGGTTGCGCATGTTTCAGAGCAGCAAAAGCTGAGTATAGAAGGACCTACTAATGTTTATGAGGAAGAAATGGATATTGCTTATAATGTAGGAAAGGAGCAGAACACTAGCTACTCATGGCGTGTTCCGGAAGATTGTGAAATTATTTCAGGCCAAAATACTTCTAGTATAAAGGTCAACTGGGGCGACTTTTCGGGATTCGTAAATGTGGAGTCTTTATATCGTGGGTGTGTTAGCTATGACTCTTTACTTGTTGTTGTAAAAAACAAGCTTTCTGTTTCTTTGCTTTACTTGAAGGCGCAACAGCATGATAACATGGTTGATTTGACATGGTCAACGGCTTCTCAAAAAAATACCTGTTGTTTTGTTGTTGAGAAAAGTTTTGACGGTGAGAGTTTTACAGCTATAGGTGAGGTGGCCGCTTTGGGAGAAAGCAGTCAGGTCAACTCATATGACTTTACGGATGTTTTATCAGGTTTTCAGCCATTGAGAGGGAAAAAGCTTTTTTATAGACTAAAGATTTATGATATGGATGGAGACTTTGATTATTCTCCCGTAAAAATTATTCAACCAGAATCTGTAGAGTTCAAAGCATTTGCTTACCCTAATCCGGTGCAGATCGGCAAAAATTTGCTTATAAAGTTTGATAAAATTAGCGATGGCCCTATTATGTGTCATGTTTCTGATATTGCAGGAAGGAACCTTGGCATTTATAAAATATCTGAAGAGGAGAGCATGGCTGGATTTTATTTTGACACTTCAAGTTTAAGCAGTGGGGTATATCTTTTTAGGTTTCTTAATGCCGGATATTCGGATATTGTGAAAATAGTGGTACAGTAA
- a CDS encoding peptidase, protein MINWFKISKHACVVMFLVLTISSCKKEDPSASNSLKVGASARDLLSSSRYQHLEVEIQYVRGFAPTSEAIKNLRDFLQKRLHKPSGITFKYTSINSPNKQNYSVADFREIENQHRTVYTRKDTIGVYFFFADGGYVRDTDRSKVLGVAYQNTSMALFEKTIMDYSDGLNKPSRSTLETVVLNHEIGHNLGLVNLGSPMQNLHQDDEHGHHCDNRSCLMYYTVETTDVISNLLIGGAIPELDQECINDLRANGGK, encoded by the coding sequence ATGATTAACTGGTTTAAAATCAGTAAACATGCATGTGTTGTCATGTTTCTGGTGCTTACAATTTCTTCATGTAAAAAAGAGGATCCTTCTGCGAGTAACTCGTTGAAGGTCGGAGCTAGTGCAAGAGATTTGCTTTCGTCGTCTAGATATCAACATCTGGAGGTTGAAATACAGTATGTGCGAGGTTTTGCTCCCACTTCAGAAGCCATAAAAAATCTAAGGGACTTTTTACAAAAAAGGCTTCATAAACCATCCGGTATTACGTTTAAGTACACTTCCATTAATTCACCCAATAAGCAAAATTATTCAGTAGCTGATTTTAGGGAAATAGAAAACCAACACCGAACTGTATATACTCGTAAAGATACTATAGGTGTTTACTTCTTTTTTGCTGACGGTGGTTATGTACGAGATACTGACCGGTCTAAGGTTTTAGGGGTAGCTTATCAGAACACCTCCATGGCTTTGTTTGAAAAAACAATAATGGACTATTCCGATGGGCTAAACAAGCCATCACGAAGCACATTAGAAACTGTTGTCTTAAATCATGAGATAGGGCATAACCTAGGGTTGGTTAATCTCGGAAGTCCTATGCAAAATCTTCATCAGGATGATGAGCATGGACACCATTGTGATAACAGGTCCTGCCTGATGTATTATACTGTTGAAACAACAGATGTTATTTCTAACCTTTTAATCGGTGGGGCAATACCTGAATTGGATCAAGAATGTATTAACGACCTCCGTGCAAATGGAGGAAAATAG
- a CDS encoding lytic transglycosylase domain-containing protein — MKSYIYLFIAAYSFFACQSRSTPDQRALRESTALSKETVVFSPGDSKATQHITSVPIPEIVTFAGEKIPIERTDVREGLEQELIINTFRHSHTLRIIKTIERWRPFVTKILRENNVPEDFIYLAVAESEFDNNARSFAGAVGMWQFMEKTAKEYDLKINNDVDMRRDPKLATEAASKFLTKAYGKFNDWTLAAAAYNRGVKGIKDVLEEQKADNFFDLHLNQETARYVYRIIALKLILESPEAYGYFVPENEKYQPYEFKTVVVDDDINNLVDFALEHNTTYKELRLLNPWFNNTSNFKLRVGRKESYEIRVPLQQKPGNS, encoded by the coding sequence ATGAAGTCATATATATACCTTTTCATAGCAGCATATAGTTTTTTTGCCTGTCAGTCCAGAAGCACACCAGACCAAAGGGCCTTAAGGGAAAGCACTGCCCTTAGCAAGGAAACAGTAGTCTTTAGTCCTGGCGATAGCAAAGCCACACAGCATATTACCTCTGTGCCTATTCCTGAAATAGTAACTTTTGCTGGTGAAAAAATACCTATAGAACGTACAGATGTTAGAGAAGGACTGGAGCAAGAGTTAATAATTAACACTTTCAGGCACTCTCATACCTTGCGCATTATAAAAACCATTGAACGGTGGCGCCCTTTTGTCACCAAAATATTGCGAGAAAATAATGTTCCAGAAGACTTTATTTATCTAGCTGTCGCAGAAAGTGAGTTTGACAACAATGCGCGCTCTTTTGCAGGCGCGGTGGGCATGTGGCAGTTTATGGAAAAAACAGCAAAAGAATACGACCTTAAAATCAACAATGATGTAGACATGAGAAGGGACCCTAAGCTTGCTACTGAAGCAGCTAGTAAGTTCCTGACAAAAGCTTATGGAAAGTTTAACGATTGGACACTTGCCGCTGCCGCTTACAATAGAGGTGTAAAAGGCATCAAAGATGTGCTGGAAGAGCAAAAAGCAGACAATTTCTTTGACCTCCACCTCAACCAGGAGACTGCAAGATATGTGTACAGGATTATAGCGCTAAAGCTCATCTTAGAATCCCCTGAAGCCTACGGATATTTTGTTCCTGAAAACGAAAAATACCAGCCTTACGAGTTTAAGACGGTAGTAGTAGATGATGACATCAACAACCTCGTAGATTTCGCTTTGGAACACAACACTACGTATAAAGAATTGCGACTGCTAAACCCATGGTTTAACAACACCTCCAATTTTAAATTAAGGGTAGGACGTAAAGAAAGCTATGAAATTAGAGTGCCTTTACAACAAAAGCCAGGGAACAGTTGA